From Coccinella septempunctata chromosome 4, icCocSept1.1, whole genome shotgun sequence, a single genomic window includes:
- the LOC123310729 gene encoding uncharacterized protein LOC123310729, translating to MNIKKTCYMPFSCNAAGCPTFDCLHLEGDTTFEILPVKTYKYLGVIIDCHLRWDIHVNSTVKKLRSILYIFRRLKPILLQRYLRTLYFALVESHIRYGIAVWGGALHTHLKPIEIMQRRFLKLIYSRDGRYPSDALYEEADVLDVRSVHRYDTRCKDHFVAPLMVKRTTQRSYSFFAPRMYNRLPEEVKSLRALHLFKKYVKKYLLTTNRREILNIFN from the exons ATGAATATCAAGAAAACTTGTTATATGCCATTCTCCTGCAATGCTGCAGGTTGCCCCACGTTTGACTGCTTACATTTGGAAGGAGACACTACATTTGAGATTCTACCTGTGAAGACATATAAATACCTGGGTGTGATAATAGACTGTCACCTAAGATGGGATATACATGTTAACAGTACagtgaaaaaattgagatccATTTTGTACATTTTTCGACGACTTAAGCCTATTCTTCTGCAGAGATATTTGAGAACTTTGTATTTTGCCTTAGTGGAAAGTCATATTCGTTATGGCATAGCAGTTTGGGGTGGTGCGTTGCATACACATTTGAAGCCGATCGAAATCATGCAAAGGAGATTTCTCAAACTCATTTACTCGAGGGATGGTAGGTACCCCTCGGATGCTCTGTATGAGGAGGCGGACGTTTTGGAT GTGCGTTCTGTCCACCGGTATGATACTCGCTGTAAGGATCATTTTGTCGCACCATTGATGGTTAAGAGAACAACCCAGCGATCATACAGTTTTTTTGCTCCTAGGATGTATAACCGGCTGCCTGAGGAGGTTAAATCCTTAAGGGCTCTCCATCtgttcaaaaaatatgtgaaaaaatatttgctaACTACAAATAGGAGAGAAATTCTTAATATCTTTAATTGA
- the LOC123310727 gene encoding uncharacterized protein LOC123310727, translated as MEASITLESIYEELSKIKGEILNTVKASEARLLMSITALNARVHELDEDNRRLRAEVEELKRRERKNCVVVFGHAIERKALTLESICGWLKALLGIQVEYRDISDFYTLGRKESSPLKIEFATYWLKQKVLKSCRNLKGTGVVITADLTEMQREEYKILRRHLLLAKQDTRNECFIKRDRLVINGEAYNVAELERRQIEMSYREEARPSSCPATPKTSKTDTVSDTVNRGVPSQVQSKLVEAKTDKTDGTDADRTTGVQSRREPKKPFTRSDSISTRKLAARVWINTLEISMLTRLPLIHWTLLMNVVRC; from the exons ATGGAGGCGAGCATCACCCTGGAGAGTATTTATGAAGAATTGTCGAAGATCAAAGGGGAAATCCTGAATACTGTTAAAGCGTCTGAAGCTCGACTCCTAATGTCCATAACTGCCTTAAATGCAAGGGTCCATGAATTAGATGAGGATAATAGGCGTCTCAGAGCAGAGGTTGAAGAACTGAAGAGGAGGGAGAGAAAGAACTGTGTCGTGGTGTTTGGACATGCGATTGAGAGGAAGGCACTAACTCTGGAGAGTATATGTGGGTGGTTGAAGGCCCTATTAGGTATACAAGTCGAATATAGGGATATAAGCGACTTTTATACACTGGGACGTAAAGAATCTAGTCCGCTAAAAATTGAGTTTGCAACTTATTGGCTAAAACAAAAGGTACTGAAGAGTTGTAGGAACCTGAAGGGGACAGGTGTCGTTATAACCGCTGACTTAACTGAAATGCAGAGAGAGGAGTACAAGATTTTGAGACGACATTTGCTCCTGGCTAAGCAGGATACCCGGAATGAATGTTTTATAAAGCGTGATAGATTGGTAATCAATGGTGAAGCTTATAACGTGGCAGAACTCGAAAGACGACAGATAGAAATGTCGTACAGGGAGGAGGCCAGGCCAAGCAGCTGTCCTGCGACACCGAAGACTTCTAAGACTGATACTGTCTCGGATACTGTGAACCGGGGTGTGCCATCGCAGGTGCAGTCGAAATTGGTGGAAGCGAAAACTGATAAAACTGATGGGACTGATGCGGATCGGACAACTGGCGTGCAGAGTAGGCGTGAACCCAAAAAACCATTTACTCGCAGTGATTCCATATCCACCAGGAAATTAGCGGCGAG aGTATGGATAAATACATTAGAGATTTCGATGTTGACAAGATTGCCACTTATACATTGGACACTGTTGATGAATGTAGTCAGGTGTTAA